A single Carnobacterium inhibens subsp. inhibens DSM 13024 DNA region contains:
- a CDS encoding squalene/phytoene synthase family protein yields the protein MNKEKYPKDAMRVLKETSRTFYIPITFLKADLKYSVASAYLVLRAIDEIEDHESIQNTTKFDLLMQLSELFKRPFTQEEYCDIIAPVKEQLPEVSIRLVDWIQACPEGSRSLMMETASEMAFGMAKWAKENWQVHTKEDLDDYTYYVAGCVGVYLSKLWNWSYGQETNEELAIEFGRGLQIVNILRNQKEDKEERGVSFVPDDWSRDQLFAYADENLAQADAYIETLNEKSTILFCRLPLAFAHKSLAAMKKGEKKMSRAEVEQTVKEVQKEVDEK from the coding sequence ATGAACAAAGAGAAATACCCTAAAGATGCCATGCGAGTTTTAAAAGAAACTAGCCGAACATTTTATATTCCTATTACTTTTTTGAAAGCAGATTTAAAATATTCAGTTGCATCTGCTTACTTAGTTTTACGAGCAATAGATGAGATTGAAGACCATGAGAGTATTCAAAATACGACCAAATTTGATCTTTTAATGCAATTAAGCGAGCTCTTCAAACGACCATTTACACAAGAGGAGTATTGCGACATTATCGCTCCTGTAAAAGAGCAATTACCTGAAGTGTCTATTCGCTTAGTCGATTGGATTCAAGCATGTCCAGAAGGTTCGCGTTCATTAATGATGGAAACAGCTAGTGAAATGGCATTTGGTATGGCAAAATGGGCAAAAGAAAATTGGCAAGTACATACAAAAGAAGATTTAGACGACTATACTTACTATGTTGCAGGTTGTGTTGGTGTTTACCTTTCTAAATTGTGGAACTGGTCTTATGGCCAAGAAACAAATGAAGAACTTGCGATTGAGTTTGGTCGTGGGCTTCAAATTGTTAACATTTTGCGTAACCAAAAAGAAGATAAAGAAGAACGTGGTGTCAGCTTTGTTCCAGATGATTGGTCAAGAGATCAATTGTTTGCATATGCAGATGAGAATTTAGCACAAGCGGATGCTTATATTGAGACACTTAATGAAAAAAGTACGATTCTGTTTTGTCGCTTGCCGCTTGCTTTTGCGCATAAAAGTTTAGCAGCTATGAAAAAAGGGGAGAAAAAAATGTCCCGAGCAGAAGTAGAGCAGACCGTTAAAGAAGTTCAAAAAGAAGTAGATGAAAAATAA
- a CDS encoding trimeric intracellular cation channel family protein: MTDVTWEVLNIIGTIAFAISGAFIALEAKYDILGVYILGFTTAFGGGLIRNLVIGIPVQNIWMQSTLFKFAFLTITIVLILPSIWGGLWKKSIVFFDAIGLAAFAIQGANYAVSMEVPIIAVVLAAIMTGTGGGILRDLFAGRKPMIFYSEVYALWAAIAGLIIGLDWIRGPYVVIILFISIVVLRILSAYFNWNLPHYFNFKKERE, encoded by the coding sequence ATGACAGATGTGACATGGGAAGTTCTCAATATTATAGGTACAATAGCCTTTGCTATAAGTGGGGCTTTTATTGCCTTAGAAGCAAAATATGACATATTAGGAGTTTATATTTTAGGTTTTACAACGGCTTTCGGTGGAGGGCTTATCCGAAATTTGGTCATTGGGATTCCAGTTCAAAATATTTGGATGCAAAGTACTTTATTTAAGTTTGCATTCTTAACTATTACGATAGTTTTGATTCTACCGAGTATCTGGGGAGGCCTTTGGAAAAAAAGCATCGTGTTTTTTGATGCAATTGGTCTAGCCGCATTTGCTATTCAAGGCGCCAATTATGCCGTATCTATGGAAGTTCCCATAATTGCAGTCGTTCTTGCTGCTATTATGACTGGTACTGGTGGTGGAATATTACGAGATCTATTTGCTGGACGTAAACCGATGATTTTCTATTCAGAAGTTTACGCTTTATGGGCTGCCATTGCTGGTTTAATTATTGGTTTGGATTGGATAAGAGGTCCGTATGTCGTTATTATTTTATTTATTTCAATTGTCGTTTTAAGAATCTTATCAGCTTACTTTAATTGGAACCTTCCCCACTATTTCAATTTTAAAAAAGAAAGAGAATAG
- a CDS encoding IS3 family transposase: MKLFIGVLMRRKQYIGYYNTKRMKGKLNWVSPSQYREL; encoded by the coding sequence ATGAAACTGTTTATCGGAGTTTTAATGAGGCGAAAACAGTATATCGGCTATTACAATACTAAACGAATGAAAGGAAAGTTGAACTGGGTGAGTCCAAGTCAATATAGAGAATTATAA
- a CDS encoding cytosine deaminase, translating into MIIQNAALKGKKGLWQITIEDGMFTRIEPQLEVVEKINDVLNVNGSLVLPPFIEPHIHLDTTLTAGEPEWNQSGTLFEGIQRWSERKAFLTHEDVKTRAKKALQWQIAQGIQYVRTHVDVTDPNLTALKAMLEVKEEMAPYVDIQLVAFPQEGILSYPNGKELMEEALKMGADVVGGIPHYEFTREYGVESLKIAFDLAEKYDRLVDIHCDEIDDEQSRFVEVVAKEAYERGMGSRTTASHTTAMGSYNNAYTSKLFRLLKLSDIRFVSNPLVNMHLQGRFDTYPKRRGLTRVKELLEADLTVCFGHDDIYDPWYPLGTGNMLQVLLMGLHATQLTGYEEIMNAMDLITINSAKTLHIEERYGIEEGKPADFIVLPAENEYEAIRRQVPVRYSYRSGKKIVETKLSETWSLVDGFEEPVQFNR; encoded by the coding sequence ATGATTATTCAAAATGCAGCTCTAAAAGGAAAAAAAGGACTTTGGCAAATCACGATAGAAGACGGAATGTTTACCCGTATTGAACCGCAACTAGAGGTTGTAGAAAAAATAAATGATGTTTTGAATGTCAACGGTTCACTGGTGCTTCCGCCGTTTATTGAACCACATATTCATTTAGATACAACTTTGACAGCAGGCGAACCGGAATGGAATCAAAGCGGAACATTATTCGAAGGCATCCAGCGTTGGTCTGAACGCAAGGCTTTTCTAACACATGAAGATGTTAAAACACGTGCAAAAAAAGCCCTGCAATGGCAGATTGCTCAAGGAATCCAGTACGTACGTACACATGTGGATGTTACGGATCCCAATTTGACGGCCTTAAAAGCTATGCTGGAAGTGAAAGAAGAAATGGCACCCTATGTCGACATCCAACTCGTTGCATTCCCGCAAGAAGGCATCTTATCTTATCCAAATGGAAAAGAACTGATGGAAGAAGCCTTGAAAATGGGAGCTGATGTAGTGGGCGGCATTCCGCACTATGAATTCACTAGAGAATATGGCGTAGAATCGCTTAAAATTGCTTTTGATCTGGCTGAAAAATATGATCGTCTAGTTGATATCCATTGCGATGAGATTGATGACGAACAGTCACGTTTTGTGGAAGTTGTTGCAAAAGAAGCTTACGAAAGAGGAATGGGCTCACGTACAACTGCCAGCCATACAACAGCAATGGGATCATACAACAACGCGTATACCTCTAAATTATTCCGCCTATTGAAACTATCTGATATTCGTTTTGTTTCCAATCCGTTGGTCAACATGCACCTACAAGGGCGATTTGATACGTATCCGAAACGACGAGGCTTGACACGTGTTAAAGAATTGTTGGAAGCCGATTTAACGGTTTGTTTCGGTCATGACGACATTTATGACCCGTGGTACCCGTTAGGAACAGGAAATATGCTGCAAGTTCTGTTGATGGGGCTGCATGCGACACAGTTGACAGGCTATGAAGAGATCATGAATGCCATGGATCTGATCACGATTAACAGTGCAAAAACGCTGCACATTGAAGAACGTTACGGCATTGAAGAAGGAAAGCCAGCTGACTTTATCGTTCTTCCGGCTGAGAATGAATATGAAGCCATCCGCAGACAAGTACCGGTCCGCTACTCTTACAGAAGTGGAAAAAAAATTGTAGAAACCAAATTAAGCGAAACTTGGTCATTGGTAGACGGATTCGAGGAACCTGTGCAATTTAATCGCTGA